A single region of the Brachypodium distachyon strain Bd21 chromosome 3, Brachypodium_distachyon_v3.0, whole genome shotgun sequence genome encodes:
- the LOC100846729 gene encoding E3 ubiquitin-protein ligase RFI2: MEPLSGKTVVDLERSPPPSPTQWTVGMAGSGGGGASSSSSAEVAAAIAAAEAAAEPCSICLDPVQGAVGRATAKLHCGHEFHLDCIGSAFNVKGAMQCPNCRKIENGRWIFKDGHGPALYYDTNWIEGTNNWAMNDLVPDPPGFDSFDPSDIEGFTNAFMASMFEGLPEAEPSQPLSNHMSGNHSGAGSSSNAYPQLSARDLRLPAHVPSSASSGAEVASLQHNPTGLEGRAAPAPGNAQAVQASEPRNPDGEHQYSALSASGFLNRAMASFAAARAPQGSIPTISSQQRSRPYVVHHYPVIYNYRFTPQLNGSNLGAAALGSVPTAMADTIGHIHGASAQLYQQALHYHMQSNPSPPTSTTRRVRPRATALESFMAAATATAAAQTSSNTGYATLATMNPAALNMNLSSSNGEGPSFRPPVAPSMGWGREAGYPVAPAAGETTPPQWWSTSVSSFLNLNPNVSQQNLNLNHAPGRLTTRRSAAGAEQMPPQGNPENGCPPPSSSSQRRSPSQ; this comes from the exons ATGGAGCCGCTTTCGGGGAAGACGGTGGTGGATCTCGagaggtcgccgccgccgtcgccgacgcaGTGGACGGTGGGGATGGCCGGTtcggggggcggcggggcgtcgtcgtcgtcgtctgccgaggtggcggcggcgatcgctgctgcggaggcggcggccgagccCTGCTCGATCTGCCTGGACCCCGTGCAGGGCGCCGTCGGCCGGGCCACCGCCAAACTGCACTGCGGCCACGAGTTCCACCTTG ACTGCATTGGATCAGCGTTCAACGTGAAAGGGGCAATGCAATGCCCTAACTGCCGGAAGATAGAGAATGGCCGCTGGATTTTTAAAGACGGGCATGGTCCAGCTCTTTATTATGATACAAACTGGATTGAGGGTACAAATAACTGGGCAATGAATGACCTGGTTCCAGATCCT CCTGGATTTGATTCGTTTGATCCCAGTGATATTGAGGGTTTCACAAATGCATTTATGGCATCCATGTTTGA GGGTTTGCCCGAAGCTGAGCCAAGTCAGCCACTATCCA ATCATATGTCTGGAAATCATTCAGGCGCTGGAAGCAGTTCAAATGCTTACCCACAACTTTCAGCGCGTGATTTGCGCCTTCCTGCGCATGTGCCTTCTAGTGCGAGTTCTGGCGCTGAAGTTGCTTCATTACAACACAATCCAACTGGATTGGAAGGCCGTGCAGCTCCTGCTCCGGGCAATGCCCAAGCTGTCCAGGCATCCGAGCCGAGAAATCCTGATGGCGAGCACCAATATTCTGCACTTTCTGCATCAGGCTTCCTGAATCGTGCTATGGCTTCATTTGCTGCTGCTAGAGCACCACAAGGATCAATTCCAACTATTAGCAGCCAACAGAGATCAAGACCATATGTTGTACACCATTATCCTGTAATCTACAACTACAG GTTCACACCTCAGCTCAATGGAAGCAATCTGGGGGCAGCAGCATTAGGGTCGGTGCCAACTGCTATGGCTGATACTATAGGCCATATTCATGGTGCAAGCGCACAACTGTACCAGCAGGCGCTGCACTACCATATGCAAAGCAACCCGTCCCCTCCTACTAGTACAACCAGAAGGGTCAGGCCGAGGGCTACTGCACTTGAATCTTTcatggcagcagcaacagcaacagcagcagcacaaacCTCATCCAACACTGGATATGCTACCCTTGCCACCATGAACCCTGCAGCTCTCAACATGAACCTTTCCAGCTCTAATGGTGAAGGTCCCTCTTTTAGGCCGCCTGTTGCCCCATCCATGGGGTGGGGCCGAGAGGCCGGTTATcccgtggcgccggcggccggtgaGACTACTCCTCCTCAATGGTGGAGTACTTCCGTGAGCTCATTCCTGAACCTGAACCCAAATGTGAGCCAGCAAAACCTGAACCTGAACCATGCTCCTGGACGTCTCACTACTCGAAGatctgctgctggtgctgagCAGATGCCGCCGCAGGGTAACCCGGAGAACGGTTGCCCGccgccctcttcttcttcccagaGGAGGTCTCCCTCCCAGTGA
- the LOC100846422 gene encoding pentatricopeptide repeat-containing protein At2g22410, mitochondrial → MAPPPRLSARADEENRLVGLAARCASARQLEQLHARAVLLGHARSSFVAAKLVRAFADLGHLRAARAVAASLGAAANAFVWTALVRAHSQSGSSAAARDAVALYAQMHRGCPGVRPLTFTVSSVLKAAARREMLREGEQVHVHVFKNGFQTDERIATTLVDLYARCGRLDDARRVFDRLLVKDAQLYNTMIAAYMEAGEVELAEELFEVMPERNTHTLMEMVGGYSARGDMDSAKHVFEMANGVVNMVLCTAMISGFAKTGSVDDARSVFDGMRQRDVATWNVMIGVYSGAGRAVEAVNLFKVLLESRARPKVEPNHTTISTVAAACAQCGLPTQASWIQDYVDSHDRILLNNHTVAALIDMQSKCGNIERALDLFGGWTQRDLICYSAMISALGMHGRGEDAIAVFNELRDNGFHPDGICFVSVLNACSHTGLLDEGRRYFQMMKDEYQIIPTVEHYLCVVDLLGRAGCIDEAFQMITHEMPTDLQRHAGIWGALLSACRTYSNVEIGEVAASHLFKLEPYNMGNYVLLSNIYAKAKKWDGVQKVRALMRRQGMKKVPGWSQVDAQGSLREFITGELHDSVLELIMEILNWELRDHGYVPIIEVEMCLSSRMLDGNMRSFSTVGSSCPQNKHVLSVPISRLSHRHLPLLLSYATVSGLLFNLPLLHSVLRSLSVGPVPSLSLSFLSLLRQSGYMPLDNYSLTAALSTAARLPSVVVGAQFHALSVKLGLDSDTFVLNTLINMYSSCSYPSTARSVLDSAPQGATDVVSWNTIIAGYLHGGMPTKALEAFGQMTKEQVKLDEVTLLNALVACARTCTAKVGRLCHALLVTNGFEINPYTGSSLISMYAKCGLVEDARKVFDAMPERNVVCWTSMISGYTQVGKFKQAVKLFRDMQISGVKADDATIATVVSSCGQMGALDLGRYVHAYCDVHGLGKGISVKNSLIDMYSKCGDIKKAHEIFRGLVKRDDFSWTVMIMGFAVNGLSGEALDLFAQMEEEGEVMPNEITFLGVLTSCSHGGLVEQGYHHFHRMSKVYGIAPRIEHYGCMVDLLGRAKLLAEAEQFIEEMPIAPDVAIWRSLLFACRARGEVGLAEYVAERVEELEPSRCGGNVLLSNVYATTSRWVDVNKVRTGMGRSRVSKRPGCSVIEVNGCAHEFLSGDETHLETEAIYNILLGINELLAAESS, encoded by the exons atggcgccgccgccccggctgAGCGCCCGAGCCGACGAGGAGAACCGCCTCGTGGGCCTCGCCGCGCGGTGCGCGTCCGCGCGGCAGCTCGAGCAGCTCCACGCCCGCGCCGTCCTCCTCGGCCACGCCCGCAGCAGCTTCGTCGCCGCCAAGCTCGTCCGCGCCTTCGCCGACCTCGGCCACCtccgcgccgcgcgcgccgtggccgcgtccctcggcgccgccgccaacgccttCGTCTGGACCGCCCTGGTGCGCGCCCACTCCCAGTCGGGctcatccgccgccgcgcgcgacGCCGTGGCGCTCTATGCCCAGATGCACCGCGGTTGCCCCGGGGTCAGGCCGCTCACCTTCACCGTCTCCTCCGTGCTGAaagccgccgctcgccgggaGATGCTGCGGGAAGGCGAGCAGGTGCACGTGCACGTCTTCAAGAACGGGTTCCAGACCGACGAGCGGATCGCGACGACGTTGGTGGATCTCTATGCCAGGTGCGGCAGGCTGGACGACGCCCGCAGGGTGTTCGACAGATTGCTCGTTAAGGACGCTCAGCTGTATAACACCATGATCGCTGCGTATATGGAGGCGGGTGAGGTGGAGCTTGCGGAGGAGCTGTTTGAGGTAATGCCGGAGAGGAACACGCACACACTCATGGAGATGGTCGGCGGATACTCTGCGCGTGGTGATATGGACTCTGCGAAGCATGTCTTTGAGATGGCAAATGGAGTTGTGAACATGGTCTTGTGCACCGCTATGATATCCGGGTTTGCTAAAACTGGCAGTGTTGATGATGCCAGGTCCGTCTTTGATGGAATGAGACAGCGGGATGTTGCGACCTGGAATGTGATGATTGGCGTGTATTCAGGCGCTGGTCGGGCTGTAGAGGCAGTGAATCTCTTCAAGGTTTTGTTGGAGAGTAGAGCAAGACCGAAGGTGGAGCCAAACCACACTACAATCTCAACGGTGGCAGCTGCATGCGCGCAATGTGGGTTGCCTACTCAAGCTAGTTGGATACAGGATTATGTGGACAGTCATGACAGGATTTTGTTGAACAACCATACTGTAGCTGCCCTCATTGATATGCAGTCAAAGTGTGGTAATATAGAAAGGGCTCTTGACTTGTTCGGCGGGTGGACACAAAGAGATCTGATCTGTTACAGTGCTATGATCTCTGCATTGGGCATGCATGGCCGTGGAGAGGATGCAATTGCAGTTTTTAATGAGTTGCGTGACAATGGCTTCCATCCTGATGGCATCTGTTTTGTGTCAGTTCTCAATGCCTGCAGTCATACAGGTCTGTTGGATGAGGGTCGTCGATACTTTCAGATGATGAAGGATGAGTACCAAATTATTCCTACTGTAGAACACTACTTGTGCGTGGTAGACCTGCTTGGTCGTGCTGGATGCATTGATGAAGCTTTCCAAATGATCACACATGAGATGCCAACGGACTTACAACGACATGCTGGCATTTGGGGTGCTCTTCTAAGTGCTTGTAGAACTTACTCAAATGTGGAGATTGGGGAGGTGGCTGCAAGTCATCTATTCAAGTTGGAACCATATAATATGGGAAATTATGTCCTGCTTTCAAATATATATGCAAAGGCAAAGAAGTGGGATGGAGTCCAAAAGGTTCGAGCCCTCATGAGGAGACAAGGAATGAAGAAGGTGCCTGGGTGGAGCCAAGTTGATGCTCAAGGCAGTCTAAGAGAGTTTATTACCGGCGAGCTTCATGACAGTGTGCTAGAGTTGATAATGGAGATACTGAATTGGGAGCTCAGGGATCATGGTTACGTCCCAATCATAGAAGTTGAA ATGTGCTTGTCTTCACGAATGCTCGATGGGAATATGCGATCTTTCTCCACTGTTGGAAGCTCTTGCCCTCAAAATAAACATGTCCTTTCCGTTCCAATCTCCCGCCTCTCCCATCGTcatctccccctcctcctctcctatgCAACCGTCTCGGGTCTTTTGTTCAATCTACCCCTGCTCCACTCTGTCCTTCGCTCACTCTCAGTGGGGCCTgtcccttctctctccctctcattCCTCTCCCTACTCCGCCAGTCTGGCTATATGCCCCTCGATAACTACTCCCTTACCGCTGCTTTGTCTACTGCCGCCCGCCTCCcttctgttgttgttggtgcCCAGTTTCATGCCCTTTCTGTGAAACTCGGCCTAGATTCTGATACATTTGTCCTTAATACTCTTATCAACATGTACTCATCTTGTAGTTATCCATCTACTGCAAGGTCAGTTCTTGATTCTGCTCCCCAAGGGGCCACGGATGTTGTTTCTTGGAATACAATCATTGCTGGATACCTACATGGTGGGATGCCTACTAAAGCATTGGAGGCTTTTGGCCAAATGACCAAGGAGCAAGTTAAGCTGGATGAGGTCACGTTACTGAATGCTCTAGTTGCTTGTGCAAGGACATGCACAGCGAAGGTCGGGAGGCTATGTCACGCACTACTTGTGACGAATGGTTTTGAGATTAACCCTTATACGGGGTCTTCCTTGATTAGTATGTATGCAAAGTGTGGACTGGTCGAAGATGCTCGTAAGGTTTTTGATGCAATGCCTGAGAGGAATGTGGTTTGCTGGACCTCAATGATTTCTGGATATACACAGGTTGGTAAGTTTAAACAGGCGGTTAAGCTGTTCAGAGACATGCAAATTTCTGGAGTAAAAGCTGATGATGCGACAATTGCTACTGTTGTGTCTTCATGTGGCCAGATGGGAGCACTGGACTTGGGACGGTATGTCCATGCTTACTGTGATGTTCATGGTCTAGGGAAGGGTATTTCTGTGAAAAATTCATTGATTGATATGTACTCGAAGTGCGGGGATATCAAAAAGGCCCATGAGATATTTCGTGGGTTGGTCAAGCGTGATGATTTTTCTTGGACAGTGATGATAATGGGATTTGCTGTGAATGGCCTCTCTGGTGAGGCATTAGATTTGTTTGCGCAGATGGAAGAAGAGGGTGAAGTCATGCCGAATGAGATCACTTTCTTAGGTGTCCTAACTTCTTGTAGCCATGGAGGGTTAGTTGAACAGGGATATCATCACTTCCATCGCATGTCCAAGGTGTACGGTATTGCACCAAGGATTGAACACTATGGATGCATGGTTGATCTCTTGGGGCGTGCGAAGCTATTGGCAGAGGCAGAACAATTCATTGAAGAGATGCCTATCGCTCCTGATGTGGCAATATGGCGGTCGTTGTTATTTGCCTGCAGAGCTCGTGGAGAGGTGGGTCTTGCAGAATATGTAGCAGAAAGGGTCGAAGAGTTAGAGCCAAGCAGGTGTGGAGGAAATGTTTTACTTTCTAATGTCTATGCTACCACATCAAGGTGGGTTGATGTGAATAAAGTGAGGACAGGAATGGGCAGGAGCAGAGTGAGTAAGCGGCCTGGTTGCTCTGTAATTGAAGTGAATGGATGTGCCCACGAGTTCTTGTCTGGAGACGAGACACATTTAGAGACTGAAGCTATATACAACATTCTTTTAGGGATTAATGAACTGTTAGCAGCAGAGTCTTCCTGA
- the LOC100826466 gene encoding DNA polymerase zeta processivity subunit isoform X1 encodes MDKKNQTPQGQIAQVVVEFLEVAVSCIVFLKGFYPARAFERRRYMNVVVQKAVHPQLVGYIHSVTTGLLPFIQKIQGLVERVVVIFYDKEHMPIEKFVFKLAVNQSFGSKLEESSLEFALRAFLIKLTVSEPLTTPLPSDSSWEITAYFRSLPGVSGKDKEDTAQLWIPTDTKLWMQPPQITPIKSMGCDPLKMQLYLEQPSATEPKNHSAP; translated from the exons ATGGATAAGAAGAATCAAACCCCACAGG GTCAAATTGCACAAGTGGTTGTTGAATTTCTAGAGGTAGCTGTCAGCTGCATTGTCTTCCTCAAAGGATTCTATCCTGCTC GTGCATTTGAGAGGAGAAGGTACATGAATGTAGTTGTCCAGAAAGCAGTGCACCCCCAGCTTGTGGGCTATATCCACTCTGTGACTACTGGCCTTCTACCTTTCATACAAAAG ATACAGGGACTGGTTGAGAGGGTTGTAGTCATCTTCTACGACAAAGAGCACATGCCAATCGAGAAGTTTGTGTTCAAGCTTGCAGTGAACCAATCCTTTGGCTCCAAGTTAGAGGAGTCCAGCCTGGAGTTCGCTCTGCGAGCATTCTTGATCAAACTTACCGTCTCCGAACCTCTCACGACCCCCCTTCCATCAG ATAGCAGCTGGGAGATCACGGCCTACTTTCGATCCCTCCCCGGGGTCAGTGGCAAGGACAAGGAAGACACCGCTCAGCTGTGGATCCCCACTGACACCAAGCTGTGGATGCAGCCTCCCCAGATAACACCCATCAAGTCGATGGGCTGCGATCCTCTGAAGATGCAGCTCTACCTGGAACAACCTAGCGCCACGGAGCCCAAGAATCATTCCGCGCCATGA
- the LOC100826466 gene encoding DNA polymerase zeta processivity subunit isoform X2: protein MDKKNQTPQGQIAQVVVEFLEVAVSCIVFLKGFYPARAFERRRYMNVVVQKAVHPQLVGYIHSVTTGLLPFIQKGLVERVVVIFYDKEHMPIEKFVFKLAVNQSFGSKLEESSLEFALRAFLIKLTVSEPLTTPLPSDSSWEITAYFRSLPGVSGKDKEDTAQLWIPTDTKLWMQPPQITPIKSMGCDPLKMQLYLEQPSATEPKNHSAP, encoded by the exons ATGGATAAGAAGAATCAAACCCCACAGG GTCAAATTGCACAAGTGGTTGTTGAATTTCTAGAGGTAGCTGTCAGCTGCATTGTCTTCCTCAAAGGATTCTATCCTGCTC GTGCATTTGAGAGGAGAAGGTACATGAATGTAGTTGTCCAGAAAGCAGTGCACCCCCAGCTTGTGGGCTATATCCACTCTGTGACTACTGGCCTTCTACCTTTCATACAAAAG GGACTGGTTGAGAGGGTTGTAGTCATCTTCTACGACAAAGAGCACATGCCAATCGAGAAGTTTGTGTTCAAGCTTGCAGTGAACCAATCCTTTGGCTCCAAGTTAGAGGAGTCCAGCCTGGAGTTCGCTCTGCGAGCATTCTTGATCAAACTTACCGTCTCCGAACCTCTCACGACCCCCCTTCCATCAG ATAGCAGCTGGGAGATCACGGCCTACTTTCGATCCCTCCCCGGGGTCAGTGGCAAGGACAAGGAAGACACCGCTCAGCTGTGGATCCCCACTGACACCAAGCTGTGGATGCAGCCTCCCCAGATAACACCCATCAAGTCGATGGGCTGCGATCCTCTGAAGATGCAGCTCTACCTGGAACAACCTAGCGCCACGGAGCCCAAGAATCATTCCGCGCCATGA
- the LOC112272043 gene encoding uncharacterized protein LOC112272043, whose translation MAIIRTETTTKVMRSKAAAGELLVRKALSSLRSRLMFLFFLASGPRRRRTAMAAAGHIRALAPRDDHRRQQGLHAAAAELAPSAAAAEEPAAALHGLEIAELLQQVLDEDDDGGYHPDWTDSMLDDEEDNCKDEDVDRAADLFIRRVRARINSTSF comes from the coding sequence ATGGCGATTATTCGGACGGAGACGACGACCAAGGTAATGAGGAGCAAGGCAGCCGCGGGGGAGCTGTTGGTCAGGAAGGCGCTGAGCTCCCTGAGGTCCAGGCTGatgttcctcttcttcctcgcctccggcccccgccgccgccgcacggccatggccgccgccggccacatCCGCGCTCTCGCGCCGCGTGACGACCACCGGCGCCAGCAGGGACtacacgcggcggcggccgagctcgcaccgtcggcggcggcggcagaggagccggcggccgcgcTGCATGGACTCGAGATCGCCGAGCTGCTGCAACAAGTGctcgacgaggacgacgatggCGGATACCACCCGGACTGGACGGACTCGATGTTGGACGACGAAGAGGACAATTGCAAGGATGAGGACGTGGACCGCGCCGCCGACTTGTTCATACGCCGGGTCCGCGCCCGGATCAACAGCACGAgcttctag
- the LOC100826779 gene encoding probable protein S-acyltransferase 7 translates to MEGRRMQQLSDSNRRIMEADAAPPRRVYQAWKGSNIFFLGGRLIFGPDVRSLIATVCLIVIPVIVFAAIVSPQLAYEYQNQIGGWAASVSIVFTAYILVLLLLTSGRDPGIVPRNAHPPEPEDIGESSNLSGWQGGQHGLAGLPLTKDVLVNGVSVKVKYCHTCMLYRPPRCSHCSICNNCVERFDHHCPWVGQCIGKRNYRFFLMFVSSATLLCIYVFAFCWVNIRKIMNTHECNLGRAILKSPISAILMLYTFASVWFVGGLTSFHLYLISTNQTTYENFRYRYDRRTNPYNRGVAQNFIEILCSRIPNSRNNFRAKAKEDSAAFTSSLSVGRVLTPPKLSVDLESGMKRQTVGAEEMEDLHSQIGSSMGLERCGTEPPHFSGRKGCSEIASDVEAFSEEFGMENRFTERKKIERHTNNNP, encoded by the exons AtggaggggaggaggatgcAGCAGCTGTCGGACTCCAACCGGCGCATCATGGAGGCCgacgcggcgccgccgcgccgcgtgTACCAGGCGTGGAAAGGGAGCAAT ATATTTTTCCTTGGAGGGAGACTTATTTTCGGGCCTGACGTGAGGTCACTCATAGCCACAGTTTGCTTAATTGTAATCCCAGTGATCGTCTTTGCTGCCATTGTTTCTCCACAGCTTGCTTATGAGTACCAAAACCAAATTGGAGGTTGGGCTGCATCTGTATCTATCGTCTTTACAGCATAT ATTCTTGTTCTTCTACTTCTCACATCTGGCCGGGATCCTGGTATTGTTCCTCGAAATGCTCATCCTCCAGAACCTGAAGATATTGGTGAATCATCCAACTTATCCGGTTGGCAAGGTGGTCAACATGGCTTGGCTGGTTTACCACTCACCAAGGATGTTCTTGTTAATGGTGTTTCAGTCAAGGTCAAATATTGCCACACATGTATGCTTTACCGTCCACCAAGGTGCTCTCATTGCTCAATCTGCAACAATTGTGTTGAACGTTTCGATCATCACTGTCCTTGGGTAGGCCAGTGCATTGGAAAG AGGAACTACCGCTTCTTCCTTATGTTTGTGTCTTCAGCGACTTTGCTATGTATATACGTGTTTGCATTCTGCTGGGTCAACATCAGGAAAATAATGAACACGCATGAGTGCAATTTAGGTAGAGCTATTCTGAAGTCACCCATCTCCGCCATCCTCATGTTATACACATTTGCTTCTGTGTGGTTTGTCGGAGGGTTGACCTCATTCCACCTCTACTTGATTTCTACCAATCAG ACCACTTATGAGAACTTCCGGTACCGCTACGATAGGAGAACCAATCCTTACAACCGCGGAGTTGCCCAAAACTTCATCGAGATCTTATGTTCAAGGATCCCCAACTCCAGAAATAATTTCAGGGCTAAAGCTAAGGAGGATTCTGCAGCCTTCACCTCATCGTTGAGTGTGGGACGGGTCTTAACTCCGCCGAAGCTGAGTGTGGACCTTGAGTCAGGCATGAAAAGGCAAACTGTCGGCGCGGAAGAAATGGAGGACTTACACAGCCAGATTGGCAGCTCTATGGGGCTTGAACGCTGCGGGACGGAGCCCCCACATTTCTCCGGTCGGAAGGGTTGCTCTGAAATTGCATCTGACGTGGAGGCATTCTCAGAAGAGTTTGGCATGGAGAACAGGTTCACCGAGAGGAAAAAGATCGAGCGGCATACAAACAATAATCCTTAG
- the LOC100846115 gene encoding pentatricopeptide repeat-containing protein At4g01990, mitochondrial, with protein MAALVPFSTGARRLLLRRILLLSTTPEALSEEAPPFAGARLLCTSPEAETPPEAHRPPPPPFAKKGAHPVVVEKGDPQQGAWARLYTRLSTLPPDAPLGCLAAELDQWLRERRPLSEQQLFSYVRKLRSYRHYKRALELMDWMEARGASLQLGHHAVRLGLVCKVNGLEAAEEYFWSLPEMFKSIKTYSSLLNCYAEHRKADKGLELFEKMKAMNITPSTLVYNNLMDLYLKTDQPEKIPTTFEQMRENHVRTDSFTYYMLTQSYIMVNDLKSAEKFVEELEKSTPVPWSLYTVLANNYNKLAQFDKAVLALKKAEEVMDRSEISAWHNLLSLYASSGNSSEVKRVWESLKSAFTKCINRSYLVMLSALKKLDDFDSLQQLFQEWESTHERYDMRITNVMIEAYLAKDMTDEAEALRQTAMAKGHSNVTTFYIFVVSYLEKSRTSEALDIWRDAEKMVKTPNWVPPKELVTRFLKHFEEAKDVDGMEAFWEHLKKLGCLDAEAYGALIRTYAAAGRTNTSISRRIEEDRVEIGPDMEELLRGVSGN; from the exons ATGGCGGCGCTCGTCCCCTTCTCCACCggcgctcgccgcctcctcctccgccgcatccTCCTCCTGTCCACAACCCCCGAAGCACTGTCAGAGGAGGCACCGCCCTTCGCCGGCGCTCGCCTCCTGTGCACATCCCCCGAGGCAGAGACACCGCCGGAGGCGcatcggccgccgccgccgcccttcgcGAAGAAGGGGGCGCACCCCGTCGTCGTGGAGAAGGGCGACCCGCAGCAAGGGGCTTGGGCTCGGCTGTACACGCGGCTGTCGACGCTGCCCCCGGACGCGCCGCTCGGATGCCTGGCGGCGGAGCTTGACCAGTGGCTCCGCGAGAGGCGCCCGCTCTCGGAGCAGCAGCTCTTCTCCTACGTCCGCAAGCTGCGCAGCTACAGGCATTACAAGCGCGCCCTCGAA CTGATGGACTGGATGGAAGCTCGCGGAGCATCCTTGCAGCTTGGGCATCATGCTGTGCGGCTCGGCCTTGTATGCAAAGTGAATGGACTAGAAGCTGCCGAAGAATATTTTTGGAGTCTTCCGGAAATGTTCAAATCAATAAAGACATATTCATCTCTGCTTAACTGCTATGCGGAACACAGGAAGGCAGACAAAGGCCTAGAACTCTTTGAAAAGATGAAAGCCATGAACATCACTCCGAGTACACTGGTGTACAACAACTTGATGGACTTGTACCTGAAGACAGACCAGCCTGAGAAAATCCCCACAACATTCGAACAAATGCGAGAAAACCATGTAAGGACAGATAGTTTTACATACTACATGCTGACACAAAGCTATATTATGGTGAATGACCTGAAATCTGCTGAGAAGTTCGTAGAAGAATTGGAGAAGTCGACTCCAGTTCCCTGGTCCTTGTACACTGTGCTGGCTAACAATTACAATAAGCTGGCGCAGTTTGACAAGGCGGTGTTGGCCTTAAAGAAAGCTGAGGAAGTAATGGACAGGAGTGAGATATCTGCTTGGCACAATCTTCTCTCCCTCTATGCCAGTTCCGGTAATTCATCAGAGGTCAAGAGAGTCTGGGAGTCTCTGAAGTCGGCATTCACGAAATGTATAAACAGAAGCTATCTAGTAATGCTTTCAGCTCTGAAAAAGTTAGATGATTTTGACTCCTTGCAGCAGCTTTTTCAGGAGTGGGAATCCACTCATGAGAGATATGACATGAGGATAACAAACGTTATGATTGAAGCTTACCTTGCTAAGGACATGACAGATGAAGCCGAGGCTCTGCGGCAGACAGCCATGGCCAAGGGCCATTCCAATGTCACGACATTCTACATATTTGTCGTGTCCTATTTGGAGAAATCTAGGACTAGCGAGGCCCTGGACATCTGGAGAGACGCAGAGAAGATGGTGAAGACGCCGAATTGGGTGCCGCCGAAGGAGCTCGTGACGAGATTTCTGAAGCATTTTGAGGAGGCGAAGGACGTGGACGGGATGGAGGCGTTCTGGGAGCACCTGAAGAAACTGGGGTGCCTTGATGCAGAAGCTTATGGCGCGCTGATCCGGACCTACGCAGCTGCAGGCAGAACAAACACGTCCATCTCTCGGCGCATAGAGGAAGACAGGGTTGAGATTGGACCTGATATGGAAGAATTGCTTAGGGGTGTATCCGGCAATTGA